The Campylobacter sp. genome contains the following window.
CAAGCTTCGCTCGCAATACAGTATCAAAAATCCAAACGTCGAGCCTAGAATTTTCAGCTTTTTTGAGCCATACGGCATTGAAATTTCGGTTTGGTATATGACGAACTCTTACGCGACGCTCGGGCTTCGCAGCAACATCTCGGCTGAAATTTTAGACGCCCTAAGAAGCGAGCCCGACATCAAGATCGCCTATCCTGCTTACACGCTTTTTAACGGCAAAAATTATGCGGCTGCGGGCGGAAATTTTGCGGCGCAAGATCTCGGCTCGGAGCAGCAAGGCTCGCAAAATTTAAACGCAACGGCGCAGGGCGTGGGCTTTGCCACAGGAAGCGGATCCGGGAGCGAAATTTGAAAATTTATTTTAAAACGTTCGGATGCCGCACCAATATCTACGACACGCAGCTTATAAAAAGCAACCTCAAATCCGGCGAGATCACTCACGACGAGCAGGGCGCGGATATCGTCGTGATAAACTCCTGCACTGTTACGAACGGCGCCGACGCAGACGTACGAAACTACGTAAATAAGATGAACCGCCTCGGTAAAAAGATATTGCTAACCGGCTGCGGCGCGGTTTCGCGCGGCGAGGAGCTGTATAAAAACGGCGCGGTCTTCGGGGTATTTGGGATGTCGCAAAAGGAGAAGATCGACGAGTTTTTGGGCTCGGAGTCGAAATTTTACGATATCGGAGGTCTTGACGGCGTCGAAAAAAACCTGGTAAGCGACTACGAGGATCACACCAAGGCCTTTATTAAAATTCAGGAAGGGTGTGATTTTAACTGCAGCTATTGCATAATCCCCTCCGTGCGCGGCCGCTCGCGCAGCAGCTCTGAAAACGCGATCTTAAAAGAGGCGGTGAGCCTTGTCGCAAACGGCTTTAGCGAGATCGTGCTAACCGGCACCAATATCGGCAGCTACGGCAAAGCCGCTGGTAAGAGCCTGGGCGCGCTGCTTCAAAAGCTGGGCGCGATCCGCGGAATTCGCCGCATTCGCCTAGGCAGTATCGAGCCCTCGCAGATAGACGAGAGTTTTCGCGAAATTTTATCCGAGCCGTGGCTGGAGCGGCATCTGCACATTGCGCTTCAGCACACTTCGCAAAAGATGCTTAGCATAATGCGCCGCCGAAATTCCGCGCTAAGGGATTTGGAGCTTTTTTGCGAGCTTGCCGAGCGCGGATTTGCACTGGGGACGGATTTTATCGTCGCGCATCCGGGCGAGAGCGAAGAGATTTGGCTCGAAGCGGTAGAAAATTTCAAAAAATTTCCGCTCACGCATCTGCACGCCTTTATCTTTTCGCCGCGGCAAGGCACCGCCTCGGCGTCGCTAAAAGGCCGTATAGACGGTAAAACGGCGAAGGCGCGACTAAAGATGCTGCAGAACATAACGGCGCTGAATAATTATAAATTTCGCCTCTCGCACAAGGTGCCGCTAAATGTGCTGATCGAGCGGAAAAACGGAGAGTTTTATGAAGGATATGATCAATTTTATGATAAAATTTGGATCGAAAGCGATGAGGATTTGTCGAAAAAATGGATGGAGATAAGAGATTATGAGGTTAAATTTGATGGAAATTTTGCATAAAATCAAAAAAAGCAAGCTAAATATAATTCTGATTTTTTTGGTGCTGCTTATCGTTTTGCTCTCGATCGTTTATTTTAAAGACGATTCGCGATACATCGCCGAGCGCGAATTTAGCGAGCTCGTGCGAAAAGATCAGATCAAACGCGCGCATATCGAGGACGGCAATTTAAATTTTACCTACGACGGCAAACGCTATAAAATTTTAGTCAATCTCGTAGATCTTAAGGAGCTATCAAATCACGCTCTAATCAGCAAAGAAAAGGATGATGGCACGAGCGGTATCAGCGCGATGCTCGTGATTTTTACATTCGCATTTTTTCTCTTCGTATATTATTTTGAAACGGTTTTGGCTAGACGCCGCAGGATGGACGGCGCCGCGCGTCAGAGTGCTAGCGCAGGCGGCGAGCTCGGCGATCTTTCGCCAAGCGTTAGCGACGTGAGATTTAGCGACGTCGCGGGCATCAGCGAGGTTAAGGACGAGCTAATCGAGATTGTGGATTTTTTAAAAAATCCCGCAAAATACCGAAATTTTGGCATCAAGCTGCCGAAAGGAATTTTAATGATCGGCGAGCCCGGCGTCGGCAAGACCCTTATTGCAAAAGCCGTAGCTGGCGAGGCGGACGTGCCGTTTTTTTACCAAAGCGGCGCAAGTTTCGCCGAGGTCTTTGTGGGCGTCGGCGCTAGGCGGGTTCGCGAGCTGTTTGCGAAGGCTAAATCCTGCGCACCCGCGATTATTTTTATCGACGAGATCGATGCAGTCGGCGGCAAGCGCGGTATCGGGCGCAACGACGAGCGAGAAGCGACGCTAAATCAGCTGCTGACCGAGATGGACGGGTTTGAGGAAAACAGCGGCGTGATGGTAATCGGCGCAACCAATAAAATAAATTTGATCGACGATGCGTTATTGCGCTCGGGGCGCTTTGATAGGCGCGTTTTCATCGGGCTTCCGAACTACAAAGACCGCATCGAAATTTTAAAAATTTATTTAGAGGGCAAAAGATGCAGCGCAAATATCAACAAAGTAAGCCGCCTCTGCGTGGGCTTTAGCGGCGCGGGAGTAGCGACGCTGGTAAATGAAGCCGCGATCAACGCTCTTAAGCGCGGCAGCGATACGATCGAGCTTAGCGATTTTGAAAACGTACGAATGAGGGTCTTTTACGGCGTTCAAAAAAGTAGAATTCTCACCGAATACGAAAAGGAGATCCAGGCATTTTATCAGGGCGCAAAGGCGCTTAGCGCGTATTGGTATTCGTTTGATTTCGAAAAGATTGAGCTTTTAAACGATAAATTTTTAAACGAGGATTTCGAGATCGAATCCAAAACGCAAATTTTAAATCAAATCAAAGTACTTTTAAGCGGCATGGCAGCGCTACAGATCCATAAAAACGACGCTTTTTCAAATTCCGCTAGCGACGTAAAGCAGGCTATCGCGCTGGCGCAAAAGATGGTTTTTGAGCTCGCGATGGGCGATAGTTTCACCCCTAGCGCGCAGAGCGTGAATAAAATTTTGCAAGATTGCTACGACGAGGTAAGCGAGATAATCCGCACGATGCAGGATAAGCTAAATCAAATTTCAAAGCAAATTTTCGTCTATGAGTTCATCACTTTCGAGGATGTTCAAAAGATCTGCGAATCCGATGGTGTGGAGCAAGAGGGCGCTTCTGCGCAGGAGCAGGATTTGCAAAAGCTGGAAAAAGATAGCGAAAGCTCTGAAGAAAAGCCGCAAGACGGCACGCTAAATTTCGATTAAATTTTAAAATTCCAATAAAGGAGAGGAAAATGGTAAAAATAGGTGTTTTAACGATCAGTGATCGCGCTAGCGGTGGCGTTTACGAGGATTTAGGAGGCAAAGAAATAATTGCCGTGATGGATGATTGGCTAACTTGCGAGAAGCAGTATTTTTATGAAATAGTTCCAGATGAGCTGGAGCAGATCAAAGATAAGCTGATTTATCTTTGCGACGAAGCGGGTTGTGATTTGGTGCTAACTACTGGTGGCACGGGTCCTGCTCCACGCGATGTAACGCCTGAAGCGACCGAAGCGGTAAGCGAGAAATTAATGCCGGGCTTTGGCGAACTAATGCGCGCAGAAAGCCAAAAGATCGTGCCTACGGCAATTTTATCGCGCCAGATAGCAGTGATCCGCAAAAAATCTCTGATTATAAATTTACCGGGCAATCCAAAAGCGATTAAAGAGTGCCTTTTGCCGGTATTTCCTGCCGTGCCGTATTGCATTGATCTAATGGGAGGAAATTACATAACAGCGGATGAAAATAAGATAAAAATATTTCGCCCTAAACGCAAATAATTCGCAAAATTTAGCGGGAATTAAATGATTTATGATATTATTTGGGTGCAAATTTAAGGAAAAATATGAAAATAAATCACAACGATATTTTGGAATTTCATAAATATTTTAGCAAAATCAGCCACAGCAAAGGTCGTATTCGTATCCGCGTAAGTCCTAAAATTAGAGAGTTGCGAGATAGCGTGAGCGAAGAGAGCCTAAAGGCTAAAATAGCTGCAATTCGCGGGATAAAAGAGTATAAATTTAACTCTCTAATCGGCTCGCTGACGATTCATTATGATGAAAGCGTTTTTCCGATGCACCTTTGGGAGCAGTTTTTAAGCGGCATCAGTTCGCCTGAGCTAGTAGCGCTTGTAAATTCTAATATCGAGGCGATTTCTTGAGCGAAGAAGCATTACGTAGTACCAAAAAATCGCGCAAAATTTCTAATAAATCTCGAAATTTAAATGAGGCGCAAATTGCAGATATCGCTCTTTTGCTCGAAAAAGAGGCACAAATTTTACAGTTTTATTCGTTGGGCGCAGTTAAATTTCAAGATAAAAAGCTAGGAGAAATTCTATCTTTACGAGCTGGATTACTTGAGCGGATGTTAGACTTTACTAATTCTTGCGGACTTGGCGCTACGCCTCCTGAAAATAGCAGTGAGGCGCTGGCTGCAAAAGGTATGAATGAGTTTTTGGCTTCCGCGCTTTTGATAGAAAAAAGCTCTATGATGTTTTATGACGACTTAATTAATTCGTGCAAGAACGCGGAATTTAAAGAGCTGCTGCATAAGGCGCAGGCAGTTTCGTATAATGAAATTTTGCCGATTTTAAAGAAACTAAATTCTAAATGCGAGGTTGATTTAAATTCTTTGAATTTAACTGATTTGTTAAATGAAATTTTAAAAAATCCGCAGGAATTAGAGCGGATATTTCAAAAATACGATTTGCAAAATATCTTAAATAGTGCATTTTCTAATCTAATTAAAGGAATTTTGCAGAAAAATTAAATTAGGATTGCAAAAATCTAAAAAAGTCGCTATAATATCAAAATCTATGTAAAGTTGATAAAATAACTTTATAATCTTAACACAAGGAGAATGAAATGCCGATCCCATTTCTAGCAGGTTTTGCGCTTGGTTGCGCGGCGGTTTACGCTTATAACAATCGAGATAAAATCAAAGAAGGTGCGAATAAAATCGTAAATAGCAAAAGCGTCGAGGAGCTAAAAAATAGCGTCAAAGGCGGAGCGGAAAAATTAAGCAAAAAATCAAAAGAAATTTTTGCGGAAGCCAAAGAAGGCTTAGACGATGTCGCTGAGGCGGTAAAAGGTAAAAGAAAGTCTGGCGGTAAAAAAGCTGCGACAAGTAGCACTAGCACTGAAACTAGCACTGCAAAAAAAACTAGAAAAAAACCGGGACCAAAACCTGGATTTAAAAGAACTAAAAAATCCACCGCGAGCGCTAAGACTGGCGCAACACCGGTAGGTGAGACATCCGTAGTATCTACTACTCCGCTTAATATCCCGCAGATCGTAAAAATGGACGATAATTCTTCGGCTAAATTTACGTCCGCAGACGATAAATCAGAAAAATAGAGGCCTAAATGAATAGATCACTTACGACACAGCGTTCGCCGCTGGATCACGTTTTAAGCGGCGCTATAGCAGGGGCGATCGGCGGTTGCGCCGTAGAGCTCGTTAAAGCCAAAGAAGGCAAGAGCAAATCTAAAGCGATTCGCGATGCGCTAGATATTGCGCTAAGCGGCGGTATCATCGGCGGCGGCGCGATTTACAGCGCAAATAAGCTCGTACAAGGCGAGTATCTACGCGCAGCGGCAGGCGTCGCAGTATGCGTAGGCGCGCTCATTGCGGGTAGAAATTTTATTCTTAAGGTAGGCAATGAGTAATCCGTATATCACAAAAAAAGATTTGAAAGAAATTCTAGACGATTACGATTTTGGTGGCAATAAATATTCTAGCGGCTCTGCGGGCGGCTTTGACGGCGATGATAAGCTTGGCGGCTGGGCAAAATGGATAAACGAGCGGGTAAATTCTGCACCTTTTAATAGTTCTGCTTCCAGCAATAACTCGGATAATAAAGATTCCGCCGCTCCAAGCTCAAGCGACGTAAATTCTACCCAGGGCTCACAAAATTCCACTTCCGGTGGAATTTTTAATTCCCTGGGTAGCAGGCAAAACGCGAACGGCTTATTTGGTAGCAACTCATTTATCACAGGCATCGTTCTGGGGGCCGCAGCGACCTATTTTCTAACTGACGAAAACGCGCAAAAAAAGCTTTTTAAGCTCATCGCAAAGGGTACCGAGATGTTTCAGATGGGCATCGAAGAGATGAAGGAGCGATTCGAAGACGCCAAGGCAGAGATGCAAGAGTAGTTTATGCAAAATTTTAAAATTTTACATGAGACTAAAACTAGACTACGCATAAAGGTCGCGGGCTTTAAAGGGCTTGATACGAGCGCGCTGCAAAAAGCTGCTGCGAGGCTTGAAGGCGTAACGGAAGCTAGATTTAACGCTAAAATCGGCTCTTTGATCCTTAAGCTTGACGAGGGTGCGAATAAGGCAGGAATTCTAAGGCAACTTGTGGCTTTAAATTTAAGCGAATTAAAATCAATTATCCCCGCTAGCCATAAAAATTTGCCAAGCAAAAACGAATTTATTTTAGCGCTTCTCGCATTGGGAGGGAATTTAATCTTCCGCACTTCGCCTTTAGCGCGCGCATTTAGCATCGTGGCGTGCATGCCTATCTTAAAAGAGGGCATTAAAGAAAGCTTCCGCCACGGGCTTACTTCAAAGGGCTTGGAGGCTGCCGCTGTCGGGATTTCGCTCGCTCGCGGCGATGTATTTGCCGCAAACAGCACCAATACGATGCTTGCTCTTGGCGAATATATGGAGGAGAGCACCGTTTATAAAAGCGACGATCTGATCCGCGAGCTCGCCCGCCCGGATATTGCCGAGGCGTGGGTCGAGATAGATCAAAACGGCAAAAAGACCGAGGTCAAAATCGCAACTTCTAAGCTAAAGGTAGGCGATATCGTAGTCGTGGGAGCGGGCGACGTTATAGCCGTGGACGGACACGTCGTAAGCGGCGAAGCGATGATAAATCAAGCCAATATGACAGGCGAGTCGGTCGCGGTGAAAAAATCTCGCGGCGATAGCGTGCTAAGCGGCACGATAGTGGAGGAGGGCAGGATCCGTATCTGGGCGGAAAACGTCGGCGAAAACACTTCTACGCAGCGCATTAAGCACTACATCACGGCATCTCTTAACGAGCGCTCCAGCATTGGCATGCATACGACCCACCTGGCCGACAAGCTCGTTCCAGTAACCTTCGGGCTTGCGGGCGTGTCCTATCTGATAAATCGAAATTTTATGAGCGTAGCTTCGGTGCTGCAGGCGGACTACTCGTGCGCGCTTAAGCTACCTACGCCGGTTGCTTTTAAGTCGAGCATCTCAAAGGCGGGCAAGAACGGGATTTTGATCAAAGGCGCCAAGGCTCTTGAGTCGCTTGCGGCCGCCGATACCTTCGTATTTGACAAGACGGGCACGCTTACGTACGGCAACCTGGAAGTCTCCGAGATCATATCGTTTGACGAGCGCT
Protein-coding sequences here:
- the mtaB gene encoding tRNA (N(6)-L-threonylcarbamoyladenosine(37)-C(2))-methylthiotransferase MtaB, giving the protein MKIYFKTFGCRTNIYDTQLIKSNLKSGEITHDEQGADIVVINSCTVTNGADADVRNYVNKMNRLGKKILLTGCGAVSRGEELYKNGAVFGVFGMSQKEKIDEFLGSESKFYDIGGLDGVEKNLVSDYEDHTKAFIKIQEGCDFNCSYCIIPSVRGRSRSSSENAILKEAVSLVANGFSEIVLTGTNIGSYGKAAGKSLGALLQKLGAIRGIRRIRLGSIEPSQIDESFREILSEPWLERHLHIALQHTSQKMLSIMRRRNSALRDLELFCELAERGFALGTDFIVAHPGESEEIWLEAVENFKKFPLTHLHAFIFSPRQGTASASLKGRIDGKTAKARLKMLQNITALNNYKFRLSHKVPLNVLIERKNGEFYEGYDQFYDKIWIESDEDLSKKWMEIRDYEVKFDGNFA
- a CDS encoding AAA family ATPase — encoded protein: MRLNLMEILHKIKKSKLNIILIFLVLLIVLLSIVYFKDDSRYIAEREFSELVRKDQIKRAHIEDGNLNFTYDGKRYKILVNLVDLKELSNHALISKEKDDGTSGISAMLVIFTFAFFLFVYYFETVLARRRRMDGAARQSASAGGELGDLSPSVSDVRFSDVAGISEVKDELIEIVDFLKNPAKYRNFGIKLPKGILMIGEPGVGKTLIAKAVAGEADVPFFYQSGASFAEVFVGVGARRVRELFAKAKSCAPAIIFIDEIDAVGGKRGIGRNDEREATLNQLLTEMDGFEENSGVMVIGATNKINLIDDALLRSGRFDRRVFIGLPNYKDRIEILKIYLEGKRCSANINKVSRLCVGFSGAGVATLVNEAAINALKRGSDTIELSDFENVRMRVFYGVQKSRILTEYEKEIQAFYQGAKALSAYWYSFDFEKIELLNDKFLNEDFEIESKTQILNQIKVLLSGMAALQIHKNDAFSNSASDVKQAIALAQKMVFELAMGDSFTPSAQSVNKILQDCYDEVSEIIRTMQDKLNQISKQIFVYEFITFEDVQKICESDGVEQEGASAQEQDLQKLEKDSESSEEKPQDGTLNFD
- the mog gene encoding molybdopterin adenylyltransferase, whose product is MVKIGVLTISDRASGGVYEDLGGKEIIAVMDDWLTCEKQYFYEIVPDELEQIKDKLIYLCDEAGCDLVLTTGGTGPAPRDVTPEATEAVSEKLMPGFGELMRAESQKIVPTAILSRQIAVIRKKSLIINLPGNPKAIKECLLPVFPAVPYCIDLMGGNYITADENKIKIFRPKRK
- a CDS encoding HMA2 domain-containing protein; translation: MKINHNDILEFHKYFSKISHSKGRIRIRVSPKIRELRDSVSEESLKAKIAAIRGIKEYKFNSLIGSLTIHYDESVFPMHLWEQFLSGISSPELVALVNSNIEAIS
- a CDS encoding Cys/Met metabolism pyridoxal-phosphate-dependent enzyme, which gives rise to MNRSLTTQRSPLDHVLSGAIAGAIGGCAVELVKAKEGKSKSKAIRDALDIALSGGIIGGGAIYSANKLVQGEYLRAAAGVAVCVGALIAGRNFILKVGNE
- a CDS encoding heavy metal translocating P-type ATPase — its product is MQNFKILHETKTRLRIKVAGFKGLDTSALQKAAARLEGVTEARFNAKIGSLILKLDEGANKAGILRQLVALNLSELKSIIPASHKNLPSKNEFILALLALGGNLIFRTSPLARAFSIVACMPILKEGIKESFRHGLTSKGLEAAAVGISLARGDVFAANSTNTMLALGEYMEESTVYKSDDLIRELARPDIAEAWVEIDQNGKKTEVKIATSKLKVGDIVVVGAGDVIAVDGHVVSGEAMINQANMTGESVAVKKSRGDSVLSGTIVEEGRIRIWAENVGENTSTQRIKHYITASLNERSSIGMHTTHLADKLVPVTFGLAGVSYLINRNFMSVASVLQADYSCALKLPTPVAFKSSISKAGKNGILIKGAKALESLAAADTFVFDKTGTLTYGNLEVSEIISFDERFGKNDILNLTASAEEHYFHPVAEAIVDAAKKHGFIHKHHDEVEFVVAHGVKTSIEGKKLIIGSRHFLEDDEMISFAAHEQTIDLAMQKGLALLYIAFDGRLLGLIGLRDEVRANARAVIARLRELGAEQIVMLSGDVKSKARAVAKKLGVDRYYGELLPTQKTEILEQLKAEGRKVVFVGDGINDAPSLMKADIGISMLNGAEIAKASAQIGLLKNDIEGVAQVKALANDTLRLVNRNFNATVGINSIILFLATFGALSPVATALLHNGTTIGLLLNSIKGVKFEH